The following proteins come from a genomic window of Micromonospora echinofusca:
- a CDS encoding DUF1702 family protein, protein MQSLRDLRRRILTPNISETKLDVRGFHVRDAESKALLETVGASFLAGYGYAAEAPTTAAAEQRLETVPTRFRGFAYEGAGMGFAVRDALRPGRPRHVASLLAGRGDAHVYMVYVGVGWAMARVPRFRWGQLYAPDPLLRWLVLDGYGFHQAYFHTDRYVYGQYRHPRFPWPAEGPREYADRVIDQGIGRATWFVGGTDVDRVTEIFAAFPAHRRADLYAGAGLAATYAGGAPEADLHRFRDRAGDYRVDLAQGSAFAAGARVRAGLVAPHNEVATQVFCGMSTVEAAKVTDVTLPRGQDGATPAFERWRQAIAAEFEGRC, encoded by the coding sequence ATGCAGAGCCTGCGTGATCTGCGGCGCAGAATCCTGACGCCAAATATCTCCGAGACGAAATTGGACGTACGCGGCTTCCACGTGCGCGACGCGGAATCGAAGGCGCTGCTCGAAACCGTCGGCGCCTCATTCCTGGCCGGTTACGGATACGCCGCCGAGGCGCCGACGACCGCAGCGGCCGAACAGCGTCTGGAAACGGTGCCGACGCGCTTTCGTGGCTTCGCGTACGAGGGCGCCGGGATGGGCTTCGCCGTCCGGGACGCGCTGCGGCCGGGCCGCCCCCGGCACGTGGCGAGCCTGCTCGCCGGCCGGGGCGACGCGCACGTCTACATGGTGTACGTCGGCGTGGGCTGGGCGATGGCCCGGGTGCCCCGGTTCCGCTGGGGCCAGCTGTACGCCCCGGACCCGCTGCTGCGGTGGCTGGTCCTCGACGGCTACGGCTTCCACCAGGCGTACTTCCACACCGACCGGTACGTGTACGGGCAGTACCGCCACCCGCGGTTCCCGTGGCCGGCCGAGGGCCCGCGCGAGTACGCCGACCGGGTCATCGACCAGGGCATCGGCCGGGCCACCTGGTTCGTCGGGGGCACCGACGTGGACCGGGTGACGGAGATCTTCGCCGCGTTCCCCGCGCACCGGCGGGCCGACCTGTACGCCGGGGCCGGCCTCGCCGCCACCTACGCCGGCGGGGCCCCCGAGGCGGACCTGCACCGGTTCCGCGACCGTGCCGGCGACTACCGCGTGGACCTCGCCCAGGGCAGTGCCTTCGCGGCCGGGGCCCGGGTACGCGCCGGCCTGGTCGCCCCGCACAACGAGGTCGCCACGCAGGTGTTCTGCGGCATGTCCACCGTCGAGGCGGCGAAGGTCACCGACGTCACGCTGCCCCGCGGCCAGGACGGCGCCACGCCCGCCTTCGAGCGGTGGCGCCAGGCCATCGCCGCGGAGTTCGAGGGGCGGTGCTGA
- a CDS encoding type I polyketide synthase, with amino-acid sequence MTRIAVVGMACRYPDATSPRELWENALAGRRAFRRLPAERMSLDDYWDPDPATPDRFYARNAAVIEGYEFDRIAYKIAGSTYRSTDLTHWLALDMAAMALADAGFPMAEGLPRERTGVVVGNTLTGEFSRANQLRLRWPYVRRMVAAALKEQDWDDDQLTAFLDEFEATFKGPFPEVDEDTLAGGLSNTIAGRICNHFDFKGGGYTVDGACSSSLLSVATACKTLSDGEVDVAIAGGVDLSIDPFEIIGFAKTGALARGEMRVYDRGSNGFWPGEGCGMVVLMREAEARQAGHRVYATIAGWGISSDGKGGITRPEVAGYQLALRRAYDRAGFGIETVGLFEGHGTGTAVGDTTELQALSLARRTADGNSPQAAISSIKGMIGHTKAAAGVAGLIKAAMAVHHEVLPPAIGCVDPHEILTAEQSALRALRKAEAWPRGVPVRAGVTAMGFGGINTHIVLENGQPRRSSRLDSRFRNLAASMQDVELLLVDGGSPQELRERLQRLVDFVPTVSYAQLGDLAATLHRELRDLPYRAGVVVSSPEDAERQLRRVCDALDAGEARLFSADGGCFLGHVSGPGRIGFLFPGQGSGRGTSGGALRRRFADVEEVYQRAALPSSGDMVATAVAQPRIVTGALAGLRALSLLNLDATVAVGHSLGEIAALHWAGVLDEEALLRVAGIRGRTMGEHSASGTMANIGAPPERVVGLIADLSVVIAAYNGPEQTVIAGSEAAVEDACERARSADLRTTRLAVSHAFHSPLVEPAADALLEALAGERFGPVTRRVVSTVTGEPLASDTDVAALLHRQITDPVLFSQAVALAAKEVDLFVEVGPGQVLSGLASASTDLPAVALNTDDESLAGLLRVAAAAYVVGAGGVEGALFHDRLVRPLEVGQDFRFFASPCESAPVVNLPKGAGGRAAAPSAAEGQRPEPEQPAGESSLQLLRRLAAERAELPLEMVHDGSQLLDDLHLSSITVGQLVNQAAQQLGVPAAQTPTNFATATVGQLAEALEQLARTGREADASGPAFVHGVADWCRAWSVDLDEAPSPVAAGAEADGPWQLFAPAGHPLAEPLRAALQSAGVGAGVLVCLPQPCAEADLELALRGAQAATAAAPGTRFVLVQQGPGAAGLAKTLRLEAPHVRTTVVHTPPAPQAVARVTAEVAATDGFAEVHLDADGRRRVPTLRGLPVRPTETRQPLGAEDVLLVTGGGKGITAECALAMAVDSGARLAVLGRSDPAQDEELAANLARMADAGVRVRYARADVADPAQVRQAVDELVAELGPVTAVLHGAGRNEPAALTGLGMDEFRRTFAPKVDGLRAVLDVVDADRLRLLVTFGSIIGRAGLRGEAHYATANDWLAELTVDFGRRHPDCRSLCLEWSVWSGVGMGERLSVVEALTRDGITPVTPDQGVAMLRRLLADPHAPSVVVVSGRTEGIDTVRMDLPELPLLRFVDRPLVRYHGVELVTEAELKPVADLYLDHHRLDGNLLFPAVFGMEAMAQVAAAVTGRTDTPVVERAEFLRPIVVPPEGSTTIRIATLVVDDDVVDAVVYSAETEFSAAHFRARLHFTGTRPPAGPPEQVSAGLPAVPLDPATDLYGDILFQGGRFQRLRSYHRSAARHVDADVVTAPQTRWFADYLPDALLLGDPGVRDALMHGNQVCVPDATLLPAGIERLHPAGPRLAEAEELRYCAEERSRDGDTYVYDIALRSADGAVVERWEGLRLRAVRKKDGRGPWVAPLLGSYLERTVGDLVGGDVAVAVEPAPTERTGRGEAAGQGTPDETRRRRARTAVAAGRAAGGPVEVTYRPDGRPELADGRSLSAAHAENLTLCVVGTGPLACDVEAVRAREESVWQGLLGTHVDLARLCCADGGESLDAAATRVWAAIECLRKAGLSHRAPLVAVPSDRAGWLVFASGDLRIATLVTTVRDLPQPMAFAILTEGRG; translated from the coding sequence GTGACCAGGATCGCTGTCGTGGGGATGGCGTGCCGCTACCCGGACGCCACGTCACCCCGCGAACTGTGGGAGAACGCCCTCGCCGGGCGGCGGGCCTTCCGCCGGCTGCCCGCCGAGCGGATGAGTCTGGACGACTACTGGGATCCGGACCCGGCCACACCCGACCGCTTCTACGCCCGCAACGCCGCGGTCATCGAGGGCTACGAGTTCGACCGGATCGCCTACAAGATCGCGGGCAGCACCTACCGCTCGACCGACCTCACCCACTGGCTCGCCCTCGACATGGCGGCCATGGCGCTGGCCGACGCCGGCTTCCCGATGGCGGAGGGCCTGCCCCGCGAGCGGACCGGCGTGGTCGTCGGCAACACGCTGACCGGCGAGTTCTCCCGGGCCAACCAGCTACGGCTGCGCTGGCCCTACGTACGCCGCATGGTCGCCGCCGCGCTCAAGGAGCAGGACTGGGACGACGACCAGCTCACCGCGTTCCTCGACGAGTTCGAGGCGACGTTCAAGGGTCCGTTCCCGGAGGTCGACGAGGACACCCTCGCGGGTGGACTGTCGAACACCATCGCCGGGCGCATCTGCAACCACTTCGACTTCAAGGGCGGCGGCTACACCGTCGACGGCGCCTGCTCCTCGTCCCTGCTCTCCGTCGCCACCGCGTGCAAGACCCTCTCCGACGGCGAGGTCGACGTGGCGATCGCCGGCGGCGTGGACCTGTCCATCGACCCCTTCGAGATCATCGGCTTCGCCAAGACCGGCGCGCTGGCGCGCGGCGAGATGCGCGTCTACGACCGTGGCTCGAACGGCTTCTGGCCGGGCGAGGGCTGCGGCATGGTGGTGCTGATGCGCGAGGCCGAGGCCCGCCAGGCGGGGCACCGCGTCTACGCCACCATCGCGGGCTGGGGCATCTCCTCCGACGGCAAGGGCGGCATCACCCGGCCGGAGGTCGCCGGCTACCAGCTCGCCCTGCGCCGGGCGTACGACCGGGCCGGGTTCGGCATCGAGACCGTCGGGCTCTTCGAGGGCCACGGCACCGGCACGGCGGTCGGCGACACCACCGAGCTCCAGGCGCTGTCGCTGGCCCGGCGCACCGCCGACGGGAACTCCCCGCAGGCCGCCATCAGCTCGATCAAGGGCATGATCGGGCACACCAAGGCGGCGGCCGGCGTCGCCGGGCTGATCAAGGCCGCGATGGCGGTCCACCACGAGGTCCTGCCGCCCGCCATCGGCTGCGTCGACCCGCACGAGATCCTCACCGCCGAGCAGTCCGCGCTGCGCGCCCTGCGCAAGGCCGAGGCGTGGCCGCGCGGCGTGCCCGTACGCGCCGGCGTGACGGCGATGGGCTTCGGCGGAATCAACACCCACATCGTGCTGGAGAACGGGCAGCCGCGTCGCTCGTCGCGGCTGGACAGCCGCTTCCGCAACCTCGCCGCGTCGATGCAGGACGTGGAACTGCTCCTCGTCGACGGTGGCAGCCCACAGGAGCTGCGCGAGCGGTTGCAGCGGCTCGTCGACTTCGTGCCCACGGTGTCGTACGCCCAGCTGGGCGACCTCGCCGCCACCCTGCACCGGGAGCTGCGCGACCTGCCCTACCGGGCGGGCGTGGTGGTCTCCTCGCCGGAGGACGCCGAGCGGCAGTTGCGCCGCGTCTGCGACGCCCTCGACGCCGGCGAGGCGCGCCTGTTCTCCGCCGACGGCGGCTGCTTCCTGGGCCACGTGAGCGGGCCGGGTCGCATCGGCTTCCTCTTCCCCGGGCAGGGCTCCGGCCGGGGCACCTCGGGCGGCGCGCTGCGCCGGCGCTTCGCCGACGTGGAGGAGGTCTACCAGCGGGCGGCGCTGCCCAGCAGCGGCGACATGGTCGCGACCGCGGTGGCCCAACCGAGGATCGTCACCGGCGCGCTGGCCGGCCTGCGGGCGCTGTCGCTGCTCAACCTCGACGCGACCGTCGCCGTCGGGCACAGCCTCGGCGAGATCGCCGCCCTGCACTGGGCCGGCGTGCTCGACGAGGAGGCGCTGCTGCGGGTCGCCGGGATCCGTGGCCGGACGATGGGGGAGCACAGCGCCTCCGGCACGATGGCCAACATCGGCGCCCCGCCCGAGCGGGTGGTCGGGCTCATCGCGGACCTGTCCGTGGTGATCGCCGCGTACAACGGGCCGGAGCAGACCGTGATCGCGGGTTCGGAGGCCGCGGTGGAGGACGCCTGCGAGCGGGCCCGCTCCGCCGACCTGCGGACCACCCGCCTCGCGGTGTCCCACGCGTTCCACTCCCCGCTGGTCGAGCCGGCCGCGGACGCCCTCCTCGAGGCGCTGGCGGGGGAGCGGTTCGGGCCGGTCACCCGGCGGGTCGTCTCCACGGTCACCGGCGAGCCGCTCGCCTCCGACACCGACGTCGCCGCCCTCCTGCACCGCCAGATCACCGATCCGGTGCTGTTCAGCCAGGCCGTGGCCCTCGCCGCCAAGGAGGTCGACCTCTTCGTCGAGGTCGGTCCGGGGCAGGTGCTCTCCGGCCTGGCGTCGGCCAGCACCGACCTGCCGGCGGTGGCCCTCAACACCGACGACGAGTCGCTGGCCGGCCTGCTGCGCGTCGCGGCGGCCGCGTACGTGGTCGGCGCCGGCGGAGTGGAGGGCGCCCTCTTCCACGACCGGCTGGTCCGGCCGCTCGAGGTGGGCCAGGACTTCCGGTTCTTCGCCAGCCCCTGCGAGTCCGCCCCGGTGGTGAACCTGCCCAAGGGCGCCGGTGGGCGGGCGGCGGCTCCGTCGGCGGCGGAGGGACAGCGGCCGGAGCCGGAGCAGCCGGCGGGCGAGTCGAGCCTGCAACTGCTGCGCCGGTTGGCCGCCGAGCGGGCCGAGCTGCCGCTGGAGATGGTGCACGACGGCAGCCAGCTCCTCGACGACCTGCACCTCAGCTCGATCACCGTCGGCCAGCTGGTCAACCAGGCGGCGCAGCAGCTCGGTGTGCCGGCCGCGCAGACCCCGACGAACTTCGCGACGGCGACCGTCGGTCAGCTCGCCGAGGCTCTGGAGCAGCTCGCCCGCACCGGCCGGGAGGCCGACGCGTCCGGCCCGGCCTTCGTGCACGGTGTGGCCGACTGGTGCCGGGCCTGGTCGGTCGACCTCGACGAGGCGCCGTCCCCGGTCGCCGCGGGGGCCGAGGCCGACGGGCCCTGGCAGCTGTTCGCCCCGGCCGGGCACCCGCTCGCCGAGCCGCTGCGCGCGGCCCTGCAGAGCGCCGGTGTCGGCGCGGGTGTGCTGGTGTGCCTGCCGCAGCCGTGCGCCGAGGCCGACCTCGAACTGGCCCTGCGGGGCGCGCAGGCGGCGACGGCCGCCGCCCCCGGCACCCGCTTCGTCCTCGTCCAGCAGGGGCCGGGCGCGGCCGGGCTGGCCAAGACGCTGCGGCTGGAGGCGCCGCACGTGCGGACCACCGTCGTGCACACCCCGCCGGCGCCGCAGGCCGTGGCGAGGGTGACCGCGGAGGTCGCCGCCACCGACGGCTTCGCCGAGGTCCACCTCGACGCCGACGGGCGCCGGCGGGTGCCCACCCTGCGTGGGCTGCCGGTGCGGCCAACCGAGACGCGGCAGCCGCTGGGCGCCGAGGACGTGCTGCTGGTCACCGGCGGTGGCAAGGGCATCACCGCCGAGTGCGCCCTGGCGATGGCGGTGGACAGCGGCGCCCGCCTCGCCGTGCTCGGCCGCTCGGATCCCGCCCAGGACGAGGAGCTGGCCGCGAACCTCGCGCGGATGGCGGACGCCGGCGTACGGGTGCGCTACGCCCGGGCCGACGTGGCCGACCCCGCGCAGGTACGCCAGGCCGTCGACGAGCTGGTCGCCGAGCTGGGACCGGTCACGGCGGTGCTGCACGGCGCGGGCCGCAACGAGCCGGCGGCGTTGACGGGCCTCGGCATGGACGAGTTCCGCCGCACCTTCGCGCCGAAGGTCGACGGCCTGCGCGCCGTGCTCGACGTGGTCGACGCCGACCGGCTGCGCCTGCTGGTGACGTTCGGCAGCATCATCGGCCGGGCCGGCCTGCGCGGCGAGGCCCACTACGCGACCGCGAACGACTGGCTCGCCGAGCTGACCGTCGACTTCGGCCGACGCCACCCGGACTGCCGCAGCCTCTGCCTGGAGTGGTCGGTCTGGTCCGGCGTCGGCATGGGCGAGCGGCTGTCCGTGGTCGAGGCGCTGACCCGCGACGGCATCACCCCGGTCACCCCCGACCAGGGGGTGGCGATGCTCCGGCGCCTGCTCGCCGACCCGCACGCGCCGTCGGTGGTGGTCGTCAGCGGGCGGACCGAGGGCATCGACACCGTCCGGATGGACCTTCCGGAGTTGCCGCTGCTGCGCTTCGTGGACCGGCCGCTCGTGCGTTACCACGGCGTCGAGCTGGTCACCGAGGCCGAACTCAAGCCGGTCGCCGACCTCTACCTGGACCACCACCGGCTCGACGGCAACCTGCTGTTCCCGGCGGTGTTCGGCATGGAGGCGATGGCCCAGGTCGCCGCCGCGGTGACCGGACGGACCGACACGCCGGTGGTCGAGCGGGCCGAGTTCCTGCGGCCCATCGTGGTGCCGCCGGAGGGCAGCACCACCATCCGGATCGCCACCCTCGTGGTCGACGACGACGTCGTGGACGCGGTCGTCTACAGCGCGGAGACGGAGTTCAGCGCCGCGCACTTCCGGGCGCGGCTGCACTTCACCGGGACGCGGCCGCCGGCCGGCCCGCCCGAGCAGGTGTCCGCCGGGCTGCCGGCGGTGCCGCTGGACCCCGCCACCGACCTGTACGGCGACATCCTGTTCCAGGGCGGACGGTTCCAGCGGCTGCGCAGCTACCACCGCTCGGCCGCCCGGCACGTCGACGCCGACGTCGTCACGGCTCCGCAGACGCGGTGGTTCGCCGACTACCTGCCCGACGCCCTGCTGCTGGGCGACCCCGGCGTGCGGGACGCCCTCATGCACGGCAACCAGGTCTGCGTCCCCGACGCGACCCTGCTGCCGGCCGGGATCGAGCGGCTCCACCCGGCGGGGCCCCGGCTGGCCGAGGCGGAGGAACTCCGCTACTGCGCCGAGGAACGCAGCCGCGACGGCGACACCTACGTCTACGACATCGCGCTCCGCTCCGCCGACGGTGCGGTCGTGGAGCGGTGGGAGGGCCTGCGGCTGCGGGCGGTGCGCAAGAAGGACGGCCGCGGGCCGTGGGTGGCCCCGCTGCTCGGGTCGTACCTGGAGCGGACCGTGGGTGACCTGGTCGGCGGTGACGTCGCCGTCGCGGTGGAGCCGGCCCCGACGGAGCGGACCGGACGCGGCGAGGCGGCCGGGCAGGGCACGCCGGACGAGACCCGCCGGCGGCGGGCCCGCACCGCGGTGGCCGCCGGCCGGGCCGCCGGCGGACCGGTCGAGGTCACGTACCGGCCGGACGGCCGCCCCGAGCTGGCCGACGGCCGGTCGCTCTCGGCCGCGCACGCCGAGAACCTGACGCTGTGCGTGGTCGGCACCGGGCCGCTCGCCTGCGACGTCGAGGCGGTACGCGCCCGGGAGGAGTCGGTCTGGCAGGGGCTCCTCGGCACGCACGTCGACCTCGCCCGGCTCTGCTGCGCCGACGGCGGGGAGTCGCTGGACGCGGCGGCGACGCGGGTGTGGGCGGCGATCGAGTGCCTGCGCAAGGCGGGGCTGTCGCACCGGGCGCCGCTGGTCGCGGTGCCCTCGGACCGGGCCGGCTGGCTGGTCTTCGCCTCCGGCGACCTGCGGATCGCCACGCTCGTCACGACCGTGCGGGACCTGCCCCAGCCGATGGCGTTCGCGATCCTGACGGAAGGACGGGGCTAG
- a CDS encoding acyl-CoA thioesterase yields the protein MDKYFEYLHTVGFEETNLVGNVYYVNYLRWQGRCREMFLKERAPDVLADVREDLKLFTLRVDCEFFAEITAFDELSIRMRLVELAQTQLEFSFDYVKLDRDGGETLVARGRQRIACMRGPNTRTAPARVPEALVTALAPYTSARRS from the coding sequence ATGGACAAGTACTTCGAGTACCTGCACACGGTGGGCTTCGAGGAGACCAACCTCGTCGGCAACGTGTACTACGTCAACTACCTGCGCTGGCAGGGCCGCTGCCGGGAGATGTTCCTGAAGGAACGGGCCCCGGACGTGCTCGCCGACGTACGCGAGGACCTGAAGTTGTTCACCCTCCGCGTCGACTGCGAGTTCTTCGCCGAGATCACCGCGTTCGACGAGCTGTCCATCCGGATGCGCCTGGTGGAGCTGGCGCAGACCCAGCTGGAGTTCAGCTTCGACTACGTCAAGCTCGACCGGGACGGCGGCGAGACGCTGGTGGCCCGGGGCCGGCAGCGCATCGCCTGCATGCGCGGCCCGAACACCCGCACCGCGCCGGCGAGGGTGCCGGAGGCACTGGTGACGGCGCTCGCGCCGTACACCTCGGCGCGGCGCTCCTGA
- a CDS encoding flavin reductase family protein, whose product MDVQRTLTVGTPDVTALRRAYGAFATGVTVVTVGGATPHGMTANSFTSVSLDPPLVLVCVDRNAVMHACLSRTREFAVSVLTDDQEKVARYFADGRRPLGGEQFDQVDWRPGATTGAPLISGALAHFECEVWRSYDGGDHTIFLGRLLSLERRTDGEALLFLSGRFRQVEQERSEAA is encoded by the coding sequence GTGGACGTACAGCGAACACTCACCGTCGGGACGCCCGACGTGACGGCACTGCGGCGGGCGTACGGTGCGTTCGCCACCGGCGTCACGGTGGTGACCGTCGGCGGCGCCACCCCGCACGGGATGACCGCCAACTCGTTCACCTCCGTGTCGCTCGACCCGCCGCTGGTGCTGGTGTGCGTCGACCGGAACGCGGTGATGCACGCCTGCCTCTCCCGGACGCGCGAGTTCGCGGTCTCGGTGCTGACCGACGACCAGGAGAAGGTGGCCCGGTACTTCGCCGACGGGCGGCGGCCGCTCGGCGGCGAGCAGTTCGACCAGGTGGACTGGCGCCCGGGCGCGACGACGGGCGCGCCGCTGATCAGCGGGGCCCTCGCCCACTTCGAGTGCGAGGTGTGGCGCTCCTACGACGGCGGCGACCACACCATCTTCCTCGGCCGGCTGCTCTCCCTGGAGCGCCGCACGGACGGGGAGGCGCTGCTCTTCCTCTCCGGCCGTTTCCGTCAGGTCGAGCAGGAGCGGAGTGAGGCGGCATGA
- a CDS encoding cytochrome P450 translates to MTTIQGGARRTPPGPPRPAALHMLILMGRDRLRMMTLAAERYGDAARLPVGPKQLYFFNHPDHAKHVLSDNSANYQKGIGLVHARRALGDGLLTSEGELWRKQRRVIQPAFQNRRLAQYAGVIGEEAALLVERLTARADGPPVDVLEEMTTLTLGVLGRTLLDAELSGFHGVGASFAAVQDQAMFELETLSAVPPWIPLPRQLRFRRARRHLQRVVDELVAGRGRDVDGRDDVLSRLIVSTRLEKDPRVARQRLRDELVTLLLAGHETTASTLGWSLHLLDRHPEIRRRVREEAVTVLGDRLPEYEDLHRLRYTAMVVEEAIRLYPPVWLLPRKAQQDDEIGGYHVPAGADILISPYTLHRHPRFWDEPERFDPDRFDPSRRTERPRYAYIPFGAGPRFCVGNNLGMMEATLVLAMLLRDVRLAGVPGRPVVPEPMLSLRVRGGLPMTVHKVD, encoded by the coding sequence ATGACGACCATCCAGGGCGGGGCCCGGCGTACGCCGCCGGGCCCGCCCCGCCCCGCCGCCCTGCACATGCTGATCCTGATGGGCCGGGACCGGCTGCGGATGATGACCCTGGCGGCGGAGCGGTACGGCGACGCGGCCCGGCTGCCGGTCGGGCCCAAGCAGCTCTACTTCTTCAACCATCCCGACCACGCCAAGCACGTGCTGTCCGACAACAGCGCCAACTACCAGAAGGGCATCGGCCTGGTGCACGCCCGCCGGGCGCTCGGCGACGGGCTGCTCACCAGCGAGGGCGAGCTGTGGCGCAAGCAGCGCAGGGTGATCCAGCCGGCGTTCCAGAACCGGCGGCTCGCCCAGTACGCGGGCGTGATCGGCGAGGAGGCCGCGCTGCTGGTCGAGCGGCTGACGGCGCGGGCCGACGGCCCTCCGGTCGACGTGCTGGAGGAGATGACCACGCTGACCCTCGGGGTGCTCGGGCGGACCCTGCTCGACGCCGAGCTCAGCGGTTTCCACGGCGTCGGCGCGTCGTTCGCGGCCGTGCAGGACCAGGCGATGTTCGAACTGGAGACGCTCAGCGCCGTGCCGCCGTGGATCCCGCTGCCCCGGCAGCTGCGGTTCCGGCGCGCCCGCCGGCACCTCCAGCGGGTCGTCGACGAACTCGTCGCCGGCCGGGGCCGGGACGTGGACGGGCGCGACGACGTCCTGTCCCGCCTGATCGTCTCGACCCGGCTGGAGAAGGATCCGCGGGTGGCCCGCCAGCGGCTGCGCGACGAGCTGGTCACGCTGCTGCTGGCCGGGCACGAGACGACCGCCAGCACGCTGGGCTGGAGCCTGCACCTGCTCGACCGGCATCCCGAGATCCGGCGGCGGGTCCGCGAGGAGGCCGTGACGGTGCTCGGCGACCGGCTGCCCGAGTACGAGGACCTGCACCGGCTGCGGTACACGGCGATGGTGGTGGAGGAGGCCATCCGGCTCTATCCGCCGGTCTGGCTCCTGCCCCGCAAGGCACAGCAGGACGACGAGATCGGCGGCTACCACGTGCCGGCGGGGGCCGACATCCTCATCTCCCCGTACACCCTGCACCGGCATCCCCGGTTCTGGGACGAGCCGGAGCGGTTCGACCCCGACCGCTTCGACCCTTCGCGCAGAACGGAGCGCCCCCGCTACGCGTACATCCCGTTCGGCGCCGGCCCCCGGTTCTGTGTGGGCAACAACCTGGGCATGATGGAGGCCACCCTCGTCCTGGCCATGCTGCTGCGGGACGTGCGCCTGGCGGGGGTGCCCGGTCGTCCGGTGGTGCCCGAGCCGATGCTGTCGCTGCGGGTGCGCGGCGGCCTGCCGATGACGGTGCACAAGGTTGACTGA
- a CDS encoding helix-turn-helix domain-containing protein — MHDSAEQAVERAIDTMRSNLSEQLTVDDMARAAMFSKFHFTRIFQRVTGISPGRFLSAIRLQEAKRLLTTTRLNVTDISLRVGYNSVGTFSTRFTRSVGLPPTTYRRMGGFTPRIPTQRPTGQTQGTITGQVTAPARGPAPGLIFLGLFQHRIPEGPPVRCAILESPGAYHFANVPDGTWYLLCHSVSGDVLRLEQDMMMVAAVGPLVVHGRQTLTADAHLKQVSKIDPPVLLALLDSRKAASERQAQRENRSQMYAA; from the coding sequence ATGCACGACAGCGCAGAACAGGCAGTGGAACGGGCCATCGACACCATGCGCAGCAATTTATCCGAACAGTTGACGGTGGATGACATGGCACGCGCAGCCATGTTCAGCAAGTTCCACTTCACACGGATCTTCCAGCGCGTGACCGGCATCTCGCCGGGACGGTTCCTGTCCGCGATCCGCCTCCAAGAGGCCAAGCGGCTGCTGACCACGACGAGGCTGAACGTCACGGACATCAGCCTGCGGGTGGGCTACAACAGCGTGGGAACGTTCAGCACCCGGTTCACGAGGAGCGTCGGCCTGCCACCCACCACCTACCGGCGGATGGGCGGCTTCACTCCCCGCATCCCCACCCAGCGCCCGACGGGTCAGACGCAGGGCACCATCACCGGGCAGGTCACCGCGCCGGCACGTGGGCCGGCGCCCGGGCTCATCTTCCTGGGCCTGTTCCAGCACCGCATCCCCGAGGGCCCACCGGTACGCTGCGCCATCCTCGAGTCGCCGGGCGCGTACCACTTCGCCAACGTGCCCGACGGCACCTGGTACCTGCTGTGCCACTCGGTCTCCGGCGACGTGCTCCGGCTCGAGCAGGACATGATGATGGTGGCCGCGGTGGGCCCGCTGGTCGTGCACGGACGTCAGACCCTGACCGCCGACGCCCACCTCAAGCAGGTGTCCAAGATCGACCCGCCGGTCCTCCTGGCGCTGCTCGACAGCCGCAAGGCCGCGAGCGAACGCCAGGCCCAGCGGGAGAACCGGTCCCAGATGTACGCGGCCTGA
- a CDS encoding MerR family transcriptional regulator encodes MANDRSLWQDCPNVRQGGGRVRISELSRQSGVSVPTIKFYLREGLLPAGLPTGRNQADYSERHLRRIRLIRTLTSIAGLDLSSVREILAAIDDEDLTLRDAYQVLDQALYLDGSETLGREAVDCAREEVADLAEALGWSRESSLSGGEVLAHVLAGLRSLGCEAEVSFFTSYARAAEQLVVSELDLVAAEGGTEKGPAIVRSVLFGVALSALRRMAHEHHVALRFPLNTVE; translated from the coding sequence ATGGCTAATGATCGATCTCTATGGCAAGATTGCCCAAACGTTCGCCAGGGCGGAGGACGCGTGCGTATCTCGGAGCTCAGTAGACAGAGTGGCGTGTCAGTCCCGACGATCAAGTTCTATCTGCGTGAGGGTCTGCTCCCCGCAGGCCTGCCGACCGGTCGCAACCAGGCCGACTACAGCGAGCGGCACCTGCGGCGGATCCGGCTGATCCGGACCCTGACCAGCATCGCCGGGCTGGACCTGTCGTCCGTCCGGGAGATCCTGGCCGCCATCGACGACGAGGACCTCACCCTGCGCGACGCCTACCAGGTCCTCGATCAGGCTCTCTACCTCGACGGGTCCGAGACCCTGGGCCGCGAGGCGGTGGACTGCGCGCGCGAGGAGGTGGCGGACCTCGCCGAGGCGCTCGGCTGGTCGCGCGAGTCCAGCCTCTCCGGCGGGGAGGTGCTGGCGCACGTGCTGGCCGGGCTGCGCAGCCTCGGCTGTGAGGCCGAGGTGTCCTTCTTCACCTCCTACGCCCGCGCCGCCGAGCAGCTCGTCGTCTCGGAACTCGACCTGGTCGCCGCCGAGGGCGGTACCGAGAAGGGCCCGGCGATCGTGCGCAGCGTCCTGTTCGGCGTCGCCCTGTCCGCCCTGCGCCGCATGGCGCACGAACACCACGTCGCGCTTCGATTCCCGTTGAATACGGTTGAGTGA